From the genome of Homalodisca vitripennis isolate AUS2020 chromosome 8, UT_GWSS_2.1, whole genome shotgun sequence, one region includes:
- the LOC124368176 gene encoding salivary glue protein Sgs-4-like, with amino-acid sequence MWVGSVLELPQLEAYTIECEAKPPRRCEATKTQLKTHAIKYEAKPTRCVTSNTQLEAHAIKCEAKPRRCEASNTKMVAYAIKCEAKRIRSKPRKCETSNTQLEAHAIKCEAKPRRCEASNTQLEAYTIRYVTKPTRFFAPNTKIESHATKREV; translated from the exons ATGTGGGTagggtctgtgctagagttacctcaG TTAGAGGCATACACCATCGAATGTGAAGCTAAGCCGCCAAGAAGATGTGAGGCCACCAAAACCCAATTAAAGACACACGCCATCAAATATGAAGCTAAGCCAACAAGATGTGTGACCTCCAATACCCAGTTAGAGGCGCATGCCATCAAATGCGAAGCTAAGCCAAGAAGATGTGAGGCGTCCAATACCAAGATGGTGGCGTACGCCATCAAATGTGAAGCTAAGCGAATAAGAT CTAAGCCAAGAAAATGTGAGACCTCCAATACCCAGTTAGAGGCGCACGCCATCAAATGTGAAGCTAAGCCAAGAAGATGTGAAGCCTCCAATACCCAGTTAGAGGCGTACACCATCAGATATGTAACTAAGCCAACAAGATTTTTTGCCCCCAATACCAAGATAGAGTCGCACGCCACCAAACGTGAAGTCTAG